The following are encoded together in the Panthera leo isolate Ple1 chromosome B4, P.leo_Ple1_pat1.1, whole genome shotgun sequence genome:
- the HDAC10 gene encoding polyamine deacetylase HDAC10 isoform X4, which translates to MGQHGPRPGPQASRQPSSRQAALRGGVLGAGSESEEVGKSGPGSPPVGLLPCLDSACSCPGSLPVVPAPGGCKEGTGSAFTCPARVAQSDHGCAMRTALVHHEDMTAARLLWEDPECEIERPERLTTALERLRQWGLEQRCLQLAAREASEAELGLVHSPEYVSLVRGTQTLSTRELQALSGQYDAVYFHPSTFHCARLAVGAALQLVDAVLTGAVHNGLALVRPPGHHSQRAAANGFCVFNNVAIAAKYAKQRHGLHRILIVDWDVHHGQGIQYIFEDDPSVLYFSWHRYEHGHFWPYLRESDADAVGQGQGRGFTVNLPWNQVGMGNADYVAAFLHVLLPVAFEGGYHLESLSQSVCMVAKALLGDPALPLSGPMEPHHSALESIQSVRAAQAPHWKSLRQQGSTPILNPSTYSLERRASPVSPGGPKFKAAEAQASAALSSLLDQLHLNPTLPVRTAVALTALDAALVLPADVLRKEGSAPQEETRAWARLHEALAQDKALTALGKVLHLLNGILDGQVSSGIAATPEPALAPTLDVVIRRSLSHGARRLLCVAVGQLDRPTDLADDGRNLWLNIRGKEAAAPSKFQVSVPLPGTTGGFVSCVLALVLPLAYGFQPDLVLVALGPAHGLQVPQATLLASLLRGPAGGRVLVLLEQGSTSQLAGVLARVLQGEAPPGLGPFSMASPEDTQALIYLRGQLEAEWKMLQVAAPQVP; encoded by the exons ATGGGGCAGCACGGGCCCCGGCCCGGGCCCCAGGCGTCTCGCCAGCCCAGCTCCCGTCAGGCCGCGCTTCGGGGCGGGGTTTTGGGCGCTGGGTCAGAGTCTGAGGAAGTGGGGAAATCTGGCCCTGGGAGCCCCCCTGTcggcctccttccctgcctggattcTGCGTGTTCCTGCCCAGGCTCCCTGCCGGTCGTCCCAGCTCCCGGGGGCTGCAAGGAGGGGACAGGCAGTGCATTCACCTGCCCAGCCAGGGTGGCCCAAAGTGACCACGGCTGTGCCATGAGGACTGCGCTGGTGCACCACGAGGACATGACAGCGGCCCGGCTGCTCTGGGAAGA CCCTGAGTGTGAGATCGAGCGTCCGGAGCGCCTGACTACAGCCCTGGAGCGCCTGCGGCAGTGGGGCCTGGAGCAGAGGTGTCTACAGTTGGCAGCCCGAGAGGCCTCCGAGGCAGAGCTGGGCCTGGTACACAG CCCAGAGTATGTGTCCTTGGTGCGAGGAACCCAGACCTTGAGCACTAGGGAACTACAGGCGCTGTCTGGACAATACGACGCTGTCTACTTCCATCCG AGTACCTTCCACTGTGCCCGGCTGGCCGTGGGGGCTGCGTTGCAGCTGGTGGATGCCGTGCTGACGGGGGCTGTGCACAACGGGCTCGCCCTGGTGAG ACCTCCTGGGCATCACAGCCAGAGAGCCGCTGCCAATGGATTCTGCGTGTTCAACAACGTGGCCATAGCAGCCAAATACGCCAAGCAGAGACACGGGCTGCACAG GATCCTCATTGTCGACTGGGATGTCCACCACGGTCAGGGCATCCAGTATATCTTTGAGGATGACCCCAG CGTCCTTTACTTTTCCTGGCACCGCTATGAGCATGGGCACTTTTGGCCCTACCTTCGAGAATCGGATGCAGATGCTGTCGGGCAGGGGCAGGGCCGTGGCTTCACTGTCAACCTGCCCTGGAATCAG GTTGGGATGGGAAATGCTGACTACGTGGCCGCCTTCCTCCATGTGCTGCTCCCCGTGGCCTTTGAG ggAGGCTACCACCTGGAGTCGCTGTCCCAGTCCGTGTGCATGGTGGCGAAGGCGCTGCTGGGTGACCCTGCCTTGCCCCTGTCGGGGCCCATGGAGCCTCATCACAG TGCCCTGGAATCCATCCAGAGTGTCCGGGCTGCCCAGGCCCCTCATTGGAAGAGCCTCCGGCAGCAAG GGTCGACCCCCATACTGAATCCCAGCACCTACTCCCTGGAGCGGAGAGCCTCACCTGTATCTCCCGGGGGACCCAAATTCAAGGCAGCAGAGGCGCAGGCCTCGGCCGCACTGAGTTCCCTCCTAGACCAGCTGCACCTCAACCCCACACTGCCTGTCCGCACGGCTGTTGCCCTGACTGCACTGGATGCCGCTCTGGTCCTACCCGCCGACGTCCTCCGTAAGGAGGGGTCAGCCCCACAGGAGGAGACACGGGCCTGGGCCAG GCTACACGAGGCCCTGGCCCAGGACAAGGCTCTCACTGCACTTGGGAAGGTCCTGCACCTCTTGAATGGGATCCTGGATGGGCAG GTGAGCAGTGGCATTGCAGCAACCCCGGAGCCCGCCTTGGCTCCCACCCTGGATGTGGTCATTCGGCGCAGCTTGTCCCACGGAGCGCGGAG GCTTCTCTGTGTGGCTGTGGGACAGCTGGATCGGCCCACAGACCTTGCCGACGACGG GAGGAATCTGTGGCTGAACATCAGAGGCAAGGAAGCGGCTGCCCCATCCAAATTCCAGGTCTCCGTGCCACTGCCAGGG ACTACTGGTGGGTTCGTGAGCTGTGTTCTGGCCCTTGTGCTGCCCCTGGCCTATGGCTTCCAGCCTGACCTCGTGTTGGTGGCGCTGGGGCCAGCCCACGGCCTGCAGGTCCCCCAAGCCACACTCCTGGCTTCTCTGCTGCGGGGGCCGGCGGGGGGCCGAGTCTTGGTCCTGCTGGAGCAG GGATCCACATCCCAGCTTGCAGGGGTCCTGGCCCGGGTGTTGCAGGGAGAGGCGCCCCCCGGCCTGGGTCCCTTCTCCATGGCCTCCCCAGAGGACACACAGGCCCTGATATACCTGAGAGGGCAGCTGGAAGCAGAGTGGAAGATGCTGCAGGTGGCCG CTCCTCAAGTGCCGTGA
- the HDAC10 gene encoding polyamine deacetylase HDAC10 isoform X6, with protein MRTALVHHEDMTAARLLWEDPECEIERPERLTTALERLRQWGLEQRCLQLAAREASEAELGLVHSPEYVSLVRGTQTLSTRELQALSGQYDAVYFHPSTFHCARLAVGAALQLVDAVLTGAVHNGLALVRPPGHHSQRAAANGFCVFNNVAIAAKYAKQRHGLHRILIVDWDVHHGQGIQYIFEDDPSVLYFSWHRYEHGHFWPYLRESDADAVGQGQGRGFTVNLPWNQVGMGNADYVAAFLHVLLPVAFEFDPELVLISAGFDSAIGDPEGQMRATPQCFSHLTQLLQVLAGGRVCAVLEGGYHLESLSQSVCMVAKALLGDPALPLSGPMEPHHSALESIQSVRAAQAPHWKSLRQQGSTPILNPSTYSLERRASPVSPGGPKFKAAEAQASAALSSLLDQLHLNPTLPVRTAVALTALDAALVLPADVLRKEGSAPQEETRAWARLHEALAQDKALTALGKVLHLLNGILDGQVSSGIAATPEPALAPTLDVVIRRSLSHGARRLLCVAVGQLDRPTDLADDGRNLWLNIRGKEAAAPSKFQVSVPLPGTTGGFVSCVLALVLPLAYGFQPDLVLVALGPAHGLQVPQATLLASLLRGPAGGRVLVLLEQGSTSQLAGVLARVLQGEAPPGLGPFSMASPEDTQALIYLRGQLEAEWKMLQVAAPQVP; from the exons ATGAGGACTGCGCTGGTGCACCACGAGGACATGACAGCGGCCCGGCTGCTCTGGGAAGA CCCTGAGTGTGAGATCGAGCGTCCGGAGCGCCTGACTACAGCCCTGGAGCGCCTGCGGCAGTGGGGCCTGGAGCAGAGGTGTCTACAGTTGGCAGCCCGAGAGGCCTCCGAGGCAGAGCTGGGCCTGGTACACAG CCCAGAGTATGTGTCCTTGGTGCGAGGAACCCAGACCTTGAGCACTAGGGAACTACAGGCGCTGTCTGGACAATACGACGCTGTCTACTTCCATCCG AGTACCTTCCACTGTGCCCGGCTGGCCGTGGGGGCTGCGTTGCAGCTGGTGGATGCCGTGCTGACGGGGGCTGTGCACAACGGGCTCGCCCTGGTGAG ACCTCCTGGGCATCACAGCCAGAGAGCCGCTGCCAATGGATTCTGCGTGTTCAACAACGTGGCCATAGCAGCCAAATACGCCAAGCAGAGACACGGGCTGCACAG GATCCTCATTGTCGACTGGGATGTCCACCACGGTCAGGGCATCCAGTATATCTTTGAGGATGACCCCAG CGTCCTTTACTTTTCCTGGCACCGCTATGAGCATGGGCACTTTTGGCCCTACCTTCGAGAATCGGATGCAGATGCTGTCGGGCAGGGGCAGGGCCGTGGCTTCACTGTCAACCTGCCCTGGAATCAG GTTGGGATGGGAAATGCTGACTACGTGGCCGCCTTCCTCCATGTGCTGCTCCCCGTGGCCTTTGAG TTTGACCCTGAGCTGGTGCTCATCTCAGCAGGATTTGACTCTGCGATCGGGGATCCCGAG GGGCAGATGCGGGCCACGCCGCAGTGCTTCTCCCACCTCACACAGCTGCTGCAGGTGCTGGCCGGCGGCCGAGTCTGTGCTGTGCTGGAG ggAGGCTACCACCTGGAGTCGCTGTCCCAGTCCGTGTGCATGGTGGCGAAGGCGCTGCTGGGTGACCCTGCCTTGCCCCTGTCGGGGCCCATGGAGCCTCATCACAG TGCCCTGGAATCCATCCAGAGTGTCCGGGCTGCCCAGGCCCCTCATTGGAAGAGCCTCCGGCAGCAAG GGTCGACCCCCATACTGAATCCCAGCACCTACTCCCTGGAGCGGAGAGCCTCACCTGTATCTCCCGGGGGACCCAAATTCAAGGCAGCAGAGGCGCAGGCCTCGGCCGCACTGAGTTCCCTCCTAGACCAGCTGCACCTCAACCCCACACTGCCTGTCCGCACGGCTGTTGCCCTGACTGCACTGGATGCCGCTCTGGTCCTACCCGCCGACGTCCTCCGTAAGGAGGGGTCAGCCCCACAGGAGGAGACACGGGCCTGGGCCAG GCTACACGAGGCCCTGGCCCAGGACAAGGCTCTCACTGCACTTGGGAAGGTCCTGCACCTCTTGAATGGGATCCTGGATGGGCAG GTGAGCAGTGGCATTGCAGCAACCCCGGAGCCCGCCTTGGCTCCCACCCTGGATGTGGTCATTCGGCGCAGCTTGTCCCACGGAGCGCGGAG GCTTCTCTGTGTGGCTGTGGGACAGCTGGATCGGCCCACAGACCTTGCCGACGACGG GAGGAATCTGTGGCTGAACATCAGAGGCAAGGAAGCGGCTGCCCCATCCAAATTCCAGGTCTCCGTGCCACTGCCAGGG ACTACTGGTGGGTTCGTGAGCTGTGTTCTGGCCCTTGTGCTGCCCCTGGCCTATGGCTTCCAGCCTGACCTCGTGTTGGTGGCGCTGGGGCCAGCCCACGGCCTGCAGGTCCCCCAAGCCACACTCCTGGCTTCTCTGCTGCGGGGGCCGGCGGGGGGCCGAGTCTTGGTCCTGCTGGAGCAG GGATCCACATCCCAGCTTGCAGGGGTCCTGGCCCGGGTGTTGCAGGGAGAGGCGCCCCCCGGCCTGGGTCCCTTCTCCATGGCCTCCCCAGAGGACACACAGGCCCTGATATACCTGAGAGGGCAGCTGGAAGCAGAGTGGAAGATGCTGCAGGTGGCCG CTCCTCAAGTGCCGTGA
- the HDAC10 gene encoding polyamine deacetylase HDAC10 isoform X5: MGQHGPRPGPQASRQPSSRQAALRGGVLGAGSESEEVGKSGPGSPPVGLLPCLDSACSCPGSLPVVPAPGGCKEGTGSAFTCPARVAQSDHGCAMRTALVHHEDMTAARLLWEDPECEIERPERLTTALERLRQWGLEQRCLQLAAREASEAELGLVHSPEYVSLVRGTQTLSTRELQALSGQYDAVYFHPSTFHCARLAVGAALQLVDAVLTGAVHNGLALVRPPGHHSQRAAANGFCVFNNVAIAAKYAKQRHGLHRILIVDWDVHHGQGIQYIFEDDPSVLYFSWHRYEHGHFWPYLRESDADAVGQGQGRGFTVNLPWNQGGYHLESLSQSVCMVAKALLGDPALPLSGPMEPHHSALESIQSVRAAQAPHWKSLRQQGSTPILNPSTYSLERRASPVSPGGPKFKAAEAQASAALSSLLDQLHLNPTLPVRTAVALTALDAALVLPADVLRKEGSAPQEETRAWARLHEALAQDKALTALGKVLHLLNGILDGQVSSGIAATPEPALAPTLDVVIRRSLSHGARRLLCVAVGQLDRPTDLADDGRNLWLNIRGKEAAAPSKFQVSVPLPGTTGGFVSCVLALVLPLAYGFQPDLVLVALGPAHGLQVPQATLLASLLRGPAGGRVLVLLEQGSTSQLAGVLARVLQGEAPPGLGPFSMASPEDTQALIYLRGQLEAEWKMLQVAAPQVP, from the exons ATGGGGCAGCACGGGCCCCGGCCCGGGCCCCAGGCGTCTCGCCAGCCCAGCTCCCGTCAGGCCGCGCTTCGGGGCGGGGTTTTGGGCGCTGGGTCAGAGTCTGAGGAAGTGGGGAAATCTGGCCCTGGGAGCCCCCCTGTcggcctccttccctgcctggattcTGCGTGTTCCTGCCCAGGCTCCCTGCCGGTCGTCCCAGCTCCCGGGGGCTGCAAGGAGGGGACAGGCAGTGCATTCACCTGCCCAGCCAGGGTGGCCCAAAGTGACCACGGCTGTGCCATGAGGACTGCGCTGGTGCACCACGAGGACATGACAGCGGCCCGGCTGCTCTGGGAAGA CCCTGAGTGTGAGATCGAGCGTCCGGAGCGCCTGACTACAGCCCTGGAGCGCCTGCGGCAGTGGGGCCTGGAGCAGAGGTGTCTACAGTTGGCAGCCCGAGAGGCCTCCGAGGCAGAGCTGGGCCTGGTACACAG CCCAGAGTATGTGTCCTTGGTGCGAGGAACCCAGACCTTGAGCACTAGGGAACTACAGGCGCTGTCTGGACAATACGACGCTGTCTACTTCCATCCG AGTACCTTCCACTGTGCCCGGCTGGCCGTGGGGGCTGCGTTGCAGCTGGTGGATGCCGTGCTGACGGGGGCTGTGCACAACGGGCTCGCCCTGGTGAG ACCTCCTGGGCATCACAGCCAGAGAGCCGCTGCCAATGGATTCTGCGTGTTCAACAACGTGGCCATAGCAGCCAAATACGCCAAGCAGAGACACGGGCTGCACAG GATCCTCATTGTCGACTGGGATGTCCACCACGGTCAGGGCATCCAGTATATCTTTGAGGATGACCCCAG CGTCCTTTACTTTTCCTGGCACCGCTATGAGCATGGGCACTTTTGGCCCTACCTTCGAGAATCGGATGCAGATGCTGTCGGGCAGGGGCAGGGCCGTGGCTTCACTGTCAACCTGCCCTGGAATCAG ggAGGCTACCACCTGGAGTCGCTGTCCCAGTCCGTGTGCATGGTGGCGAAGGCGCTGCTGGGTGACCCTGCCTTGCCCCTGTCGGGGCCCATGGAGCCTCATCACAG TGCCCTGGAATCCATCCAGAGTGTCCGGGCTGCCCAGGCCCCTCATTGGAAGAGCCTCCGGCAGCAAG GGTCGACCCCCATACTGAATCCCAGCACCTACTCCCTGGAGCGGAGAGCCTCACCTGTATCTCCCGGGGGACCCAAATTCAAGGCAGCAGAGGCGCAGGCCTCGGCCGCACTGAGTTCCCTCCTAGACCAGCTGCACCTCAACCCCACACTGCCTGTCCGCACGGCTGTTGCCCTGACTGCACTGGATGCCGCTCTGGTCCTACCCGCCGACGTCCTCCGTAAGGAGGGGTCAGCCCCACAGGAGGAGACACGGGCCTGGGCCAG GCTACACGAGGCCCTGGCCCAGGACAAGGCTCTCACTGCACTTGGGAAGGTCCTGCACCTCTTGAATGGGATCCTGGATGGGCAG GTGAGCAGTGGCATTGCAGCAACCCCGGAGCCCGCCTTGGCTCCCACCCTGGATGTGGTCATTCGGCGCAGCTTGTCCCACGGAGCGCGGAG GCTTCTCTGTGTGGCTGTGGGACAGCTGGATCGGCCCACAGACCTTGCCGACGACGG GAGGAATCTGTGGCTGAACATCAGAGGCAAGGAAGCGGCTGCCCCATCCAAATTCCAGGTCTCCGTGCCACTGCCAGGG ACTACTGGTGGGTTCGTGAGCTGTGTTCTGGCCCTTGTGCTGCCCCTGGCCTATGGCTTCCAGCCTGACCTCGTGTTGGTGGCGCTGGGGCCAGCCCACGGCCTGCAGGTCCCCCAAGCCACACTCCTGGCTTCTCTGCTGCGGGGGCCGGCGGGGGGCCGAGTCTTGGTCCTGCTGGAGCAG GGATCCACATCCCAGCTTGCAGGGGTCCTGGCCCGGGTGTTGCAGGGAGAGGCGCCCCCCGGCCTGGGTCCCTTCTCCATGGCCTCCCCAGAGGACACACAGGCCCTGATATACCTGAGAGGGCAGCTGGAAGCAGAGTGGAAGATGCTGCAGGTGGCCG CTCCTCAAGTGCCGTGA
- the HDAC10 gene encoding polyamine deacetylase HDAC10 isoform X3 → MGQHGPRPGPQASRQPSSRQAALRGGVLGAGSESEEVGKSGPGSPPVGLLPCLDSACSCPGSLPVVPAPGGCKEGTGSAFTCPARVAQSDHGCAMRTALVHHEDMTAARLLWEDPECEIERPERLTTALERLRQWGLEQRCLQLAAREASEAELGLVHSPEYVSLVRGTQTLSTRELQALSGQYDAVYFHPSTFHCARLAVGAALQLVDAVLTGAVHNGLALVRPPGHHSQRAAANGFCVFNNVAIAAKYAKQRHGLHRILIVDWDVHHGQGIQYIFEDDPSVLYFSWHRYEHGHFWPYLRESDADAVGQGQGRGFTVNLPWNQVGMGNADYVAAFLHVLLPVAFEFDPELVLISAGFDSAIGDPEGGYHLESLSQSVCMVAKALLGDPALPLSGPMEPHHSALESIQSVRAAQAPHWKSLRQQGSTPILNPSTYSLERRASPVSPGGPKFKAAEAQASAALSSLLDQLHLNPTLPVRTAVALTALDAALVLPADVLRKEGSAPQEETRAWARLHEALAQDKALTALGKVLHLLNGILDGQVSSGIAATPEPALAPTLDVVIRRSLSHGARRLLCVAVGQLDRPTDLADDGRNLWLNIRGKEAAAPSKFQVSVPLPGTTGGFVSCVLALVLPLAYGFQPDLVLVALGPAHGLQVPQATLLASLLRGPAGGRVLVLLEQGSTSQLAGVLARVLQGEAPPGLGPFSMASPEDTQALIYLRGQLEAEWKMLQVAAPQVP, encoded by the exons ATGGGGCAGCACGGGCCCCGGCCCGGGCCCCAGGCGTCTCGCCAGCCCAGCTCCCGTCAGGCCGCGCTTCGGGGCGGGGTTTTGGGCGCTGGGTCAGAGTCTGAGGAAGTGGGGAAATCTGGCCCTGGGAGCCCCCCTGTcggcctccttccctgcctggattcTGCGTGTTCCTGCCCAGGCTCCCTGCCGGTCGTCCCAGCTCCCGGGGGCTGCAAGGAGGGGACAGGCAGTGCATTCACCTGCCCAGCCAGGGTGGCCCAAAGTGACCACGGCTGTGCCATGAGGACTGCGCTGGTGCACCACGAGGACATGACAGCGGCCCGGCTGCTCTGGGAAGA CCCTGAGTGTGAGATCGAGCGTCCGGAGCGCCTGACTACAGCCCTGGAGCGCCTGCGGCAGTGGGGCCTGGAGCAGAGGTGTCTACAGTTGGCAGCCCGAGAGGCCTCCGAGGCAGAGCTGGGCCTGGTACACAG CCCAGAGTATGTGTCCTTGGTGCGAGGAACCCAGACCTTGAGCACTAGGGAACTACAGGCGCTGTCTGGACAATACGACGCTGTCTACTTCCATCCG AGTACCTTCCACTGTGCCCGGCTGGCCGTGGGGGCTGCGTTGCAGCTGGTGGATGCCGTGCTGACGGGGGCTGTGCACAACGGGCTCGCCCTGGTGAG ACCTCCTGGGCATCACAGCCAGAGAGCCGCTGCCAATGGATTCTGCGTGTTCAACAACGTGGCCATAGCAGCCAAATACGCCAAGCAGAGACACGGGCTGCACAG GATCCTCATTGTCGACTGGGATGTCCACCACGGTCAGGGCATCCAGTATATCTTTGAGGATGACCCCAG CGTCCTTTACTTTTCCTGGCACCGCTATGAGCATGGGCACTTTTGGCCCTACCTTCGAGAATCGGATGCAGATGCTGTCGGGCAGGGGCAGGGCCGTGGCTTCACTGTCAACCTGCCCTGGAATCAG GTTGGGATGGGAAATGCTGACTACGTGGCCGCCTTCCTCCATGTGCTGCTCCCCGTGGCCTTTGAG TTTGACCCTGAGCTGGTGCTCATCTCAGCAGGATTTGACTCTGCGATCGGGGATCCCGAG ggAGGCTACCACCTGGAGTCGCTGTCCCAGTCCGTGTGCATGGTGGCGAAGGCGCTGCTGGGTGACCCTGCCTTGCCCCTGTCGGGGCCCATGGAGCCTCATCACAG TGCCCTGGAATCCATCCAGAGTGTCCGGGCTGCCCAGGCCCCTCATTGGAAGAGCCTCCGGCAGCAAG GGTCGACCCCCATACTGAATCCCAGCACCTACTCCCTGGAGCGGAGAGCCTCACCTGTATCTCCCGGGGGACCCAAATTCAAGGCAGCAGAGGCGCAGGCCTCGGCCGCACTGAGTTCCCTCCTAGACCAGCTGCACCTCAACCCCACACTGCCTGTCCGCACGGCTGTTGCCCTGACTGCACTGGATGCCGCTCTGGTCCTACCCGCCGACGTCCTCCGTAAGGAGGGGTCAGCCCCACAGGAGGAGACACGGGCCTGGGCCAG GCTACACGAGGCCCTGGCCCAGGACAAGGCTCTCACTGCACTTGGGAAGGTCCTGCACCTCTTGAATGGGATCCTGGATGGGCAG GTGAGCAGTGGCATTGCAGCAACCCCGGAGCCCGCCTTGGCTCCCACCCTGGATGTGGTCATTCGGCGCAGCTTGTCCCACGGAGCGCGGAG GCTTCTCTGTGTGGCTGTGGGACAGCTGGATCGGCCCACAGACCTTGCCGACGACGG GAGGAATCTGTGGCTGAACATCAGAGGCAAGGAAGCGGCTGCCCCATCCAAATTCCAGGTCTCCGTGCCACTGCCAGGG ACTACTGGTGGGTTCGTGAGCTGTGTTCTGGCCCTTGTGCTGCCCCTGGCCTATGGCTTCCAGCCTGACCTCGTGTTGGTGGCGCTGGGGCCAGCCCACGGCCTGCAGGTCCCCCAAGCCACACTCCTGGCTTCTCTGCTGCGGGGGCCGGCGGGGGGCCGAGTCTTGGTCCTGCTGGAGCAG GGATCCACATCCCAGCTTGCAGGGGTCCTGGCCCGGGTGTTGCAGGGAGAGGCGCCCCCCGGCCTGGGTCCCTTCTCCATGGCCTCCCCAGAGGACACACAGGCCCTGATATACCTGAGAGGGCAGCTGGAAGCAGAGTGGAAGATGCTGCAGGTGGCCG CTCCTCAAGTGCCGTGA
- the HDAC10 gene encoding polyamine deacetylase HDAC10 isoform X2: MGQHGPRPGPQASRQPSSRQAALRGGVLGAGSESEEVGKSGPGSPPVGLLPCLDSACSCPGSLPVVPAPGGCKEGTGSAFTCPARVAQSDHGCAMRTALVHHEDMTAARLLWEDPECEIERPERLTTALERLRQWGLEQRCLQLAAREASEAELGLVHSPEYVSLVRGTQTLSTRELQALSGQYDAVYFHPSTFHCARLAVGAALQLVDAVLTGAVHNGLALVRPPGHHSQRAAANGFCVFNNVAIAAKYAKQRHGLHRILIVDWDVHHGQGIQYIFEDDPSVLYFSWHRYEHGHFWPYLRESDADAVGQGQGRGFTVNLPWNQVGMGNADYVAAFLHVLLPVAFEFDPELVLISAGFDSAIGDPELLQVLAGGRVCAVLEGGYHLESLSQSVCMVAKALLGDPALPLSGPMEPHHSALESIQSVRAAQAPHWKSLRQQGSTPILNPSTYSLERRASPVSPGGPKFKAAEAQASAALSSLLDQLHLNPTLPVRTAVALTALDAALVLPADVLRKEGSAPQEETRAWARLHEALAQDKALTALGKVLHLLNGILDGQVSSGIAATPEPALAPTLDVVIRRSLSHGARRLLCVAVGQLDRPTDLADDGRNLWLNIRGKEAAAPSKFQVSVPLPGTTGGFVSCVLALVLPLAYGFQPDLVLVALGPAHGLQVPQATLLASLLRGPAGGRVLVLLEQGSTSQLAGVLARVLQGEAPPGLGPFSMASPEDTQALIYLRGQLEAEWKMLQVAAPQVP; encoded by the exons ATGGGGCAGCACGGGCCCCGGCCCGGGCCCCAGGCGTCTCGCCAGCCCAGCTCCCGTCAGGCCGCGCTTCGGGGCGGGGTTTTGGGCGCTGGGTCAGAGTCTGAGGAAGTGGGGAAATCTGGCCCTGGGAGCCCCCCTGTcggcctccttccctgcctggattcTGCGTGTTCCTGCCCAGGCTCCCTGCCGGTCGTCCCAGCTCCCGGGGGCTGCAAGGAGGGGACAGGCAGTGCATTCACCTGCCCAGCCAGGGTGGCCCAAAGTGACCACGGCTGTGCCATGAGGACTGCGCTGGTGCACCACGAGGACATGACAGCGGCCCGGCTGCTCTGGGAAGA CCCTGAGTGTGAGATCGAGCGTCCGGAGCGCCTGACTACAGCCCTGGAGCGCCTGCGGCAGTGGGGCCTGGAGCAGAGGTGTCTACAGTTGGCAGCCCGAGAGGCCTCCGAGGCAGAGCTGGGCCTGGTACACAG CCCAGAGTATGTGTCCTTGGTGCGAGGAACCCAGACCTTGAGCACTAGGGAACTACAGGCGCTGTCTGGACAATACGACGCTGTCTACTTCCATCCG AGTACCTTCCACTGTGCCCGGCTGGCCGTGGGGGCTGCGTTGCAGCTGGTGGATGCCGTGCTGACGGGGGCTGTGCACAACGGGCTCGCCCTGGTGAG ACCTCCTGGGCATCACAGCCAGAGAGCCGCTGCCAATGGATTCTGCGTGTTCAACAACGTGGCCATAGCAGCCAAATACGCCAAGCAGAGACACGGGCTGCACAG GATCCTCATTGTCGACTGGGATGTCCACCACGGTCAGGGCATCCAGTATATCTTTGAGGATGACCCCAG CGTCCTTTACTTTTCCTGGCACCGCTATGAGCATGGGCACTTTTGGCCCTACCTTCGAGAATCGGATGCAGATGCTGTCGGGCAGGGGCAGGGCCGTGGCTTCACTGTCAACCTGCCCTGGAATCAG GTTGGGATGGGAAATGCTGACTACGTGGCCGCCTTCCTCCATGTGCTGCTCCCCGTGGCCTTTGAG TTTGACCCTGAGCTGGTGCTCATCTCAGCAGGATTTGACTCTGCGATCGGGGATCCCGAG CTGCTGCAGGTGCTGGCCGGCGGCCGAGTCTGTGCTGTGCTGGAG ggAGGCTACCACCTGGAGTCGCTGTCCCAGTCCGTGTGCATGGTGGCGAAGGCGCTGCTGGGTGACCCTGCCTTGCCCCTGTCGGGGCCCATGGAGCCTCATCACAG TGCCCTGGAATCCATCCAGAGTGTCCGGGCTGCCCAGGCCCCTCATTGGAAGAGCCTCCGGCAGCAAG GGTCGACCCCCATACTGAATCCCAGCACCTACTCCCTGGAGCGGAGAGCCTCACCTGTATCTCCCGGGGGACCCAAATTCAAGGCAGCAGAGGCGCAGGCCTCGGCCGCACTGAGTTCCCTCCTAGACCAGCTGCACCTCAACCCCACACTGCCTGTCCGCACGGCTGTTGCCCTGACTGCACTGGATGCCGCTCTGGTCCTACCCGCCGACGTCCTCCGTAAGGAGGGGTCAGCCCCACAGGAGGAGACACGGGCCTGGGCCAG GCTACACGAGGCCCTGGCCCAGGACAAGGCTCTCACTGCACTTGGGAAGGTCCTGCACCTCTTGAATGGGATCCTGGATGGGCAG GTGAGCAGTGGCATTGCAGCAACCCCGGAGCCCGCCTTGGCTCCCACCCTGGATGTGGTCATTCGGCGCAGCTTGTCCCACGGAGCGCGGAG GCTTCTCTGTGTGGCTGTGGGACAGCTGGATCGGCCCACAGACCTTGCCGACGACGG GAGGAATCTGTGGCTGAACATCAGAGGCAAGGAAGCGGCTGCCCCATCCAAATTCCAGGTCTCCGTGCCACTGCCAGGG ACTACTGGTGGGTTCGTGAGCTGTGTTCTGGCCCTTGTGCTGCCCCTGGCCTATGGCTTCCAGCCTGACCTCGTGTTGGTGGCGCTGGGGCCAGCCCACGGCCTGCAGGTCCCCCAAGCCACACTCCTGGCTTCTCTGCTGCGGGGGCCGGCGGGGGGCCGAGTCTTGGTCCTGCTGGAGCAG GGATCCACATCCCAGCTTGCAGGGGTCCTGGCCCGGGTGTTGCAGGGAGAGGCGCCCCCCGGCCTGGGTCCCTTCTCCATGGCCTCCCCAGAGGACACACAGGCCCTGATATACCTGAGAGGGCAGCTGGAAGCAGAGTGGAAGATGCTGCAGGTGGCCG CTCCTCAAGTGCCGTGA